The Sphingobium sp. JS3065 genome includes a region encoding these proteins:
- a CDS encoding LysR family transcriptional regulator yields the protein MPFDIRQLRYAIAAADHGSFYRAARALDIEQSTLSRAILKLERSVGMPIFERSRAGVTMTLAGNTFIRGAKPMVATADKLVAMMRAAGQGRAGGLMLGHNSSVSAGNLRATLMSWQDAHPDVDVECVEADRSVLLAGLDTGEIDIAILMGVAGHDGFRCEPLWSERMLVALPASHPLAERDVVHWIDLRNERFLLPAADPGPEIRDMLLGRLAVSGSKPDIRMLQASRETVLSVLGGNSGVSIVCEGSTGARYPDVVYRAIHGEQGPALTGHSGCWRDDNGNPALRRFLGWRCLLISRSESSRLRVSYWSHIHVAR from the coding sequence ATGCCCTTTGACATCCGCCAGCTTCGCTACGCTATCGCAGCAGCGGATCATGGTAGCTTCTATCGTGCGGCCCGCGCGCTCGACATCGAGCAATCGACGCTGAGCCGCGCTATCCTCAAGTTGGAGCGCTCGGTCGGCATGCCGATCTTTGAGCGCTCGCGCGCTGGTGTGACGATGACGCTGGCGGGAAATACCTTCATTCGCGGCGCGAAGCCGATGGTAGCCACGGCGGACAAGCTCGTGGCGATGATGCGCGCGGCCGGCCAGGGCCGCGCCGGCGGATTGATGCTCGGGCACAACAGCTCGGTCTCCGCAGGCAATCTCCGGGCGACGCTGATGAGTTGGCAGGACGCGCATCCCGACGTCGATGTCGAATGCGTCGAGGCCGATCGCAGCGTCCTGCTCGCCGGTCTCGATACCGGGGAGATCGACATCGCAATCCTCATGGGCGTGGCCGGCCATGACGGGTTTCGCTGCGAACCGCTATGGAGCGAGCGGATGCTGGTGGCGCTTCCGGCGTCGCATCCGCTCGCCGAACGCGATGTGGTTCACTGGATCGATCTTCGCAACGAGCGATTCCTGCTGCCTGCGGCCGATCCCGGCCCGGAGATACGAGATATGCTGCTAGGCCGTCTGGCGGTCTCGGGCAGTAAGCCCGACATCCGAATGCTCCAGGCGAGCCGCGAGACAGTCCTGAGCGTTCTCGGTGGCAACTCGGGCGTGAGCATCGTTTGCGAGGGTTCAACCGGTGCGCGCTACCCCGATGTCGTCTATCGAGCGATACACGGCGAACAGGGGCCGGCCCTAACGGGCCATTCGGGTTGCTGGCGCGATGACAATGGCAACCCCGCGCTGCGGCGTTTCCTTGGATGGCGCTGTCTTTTGATTTCTCGCAGTGAATCCAGTAGATTAAGAGTGAGTTATTGGAGTCACATCCATGTCGCAAGGTAA